From Heteronotia binoei isolate CCM8104 ecotype False Entrance Well chromosome 17, APGP_CSIRO_Hbin_v1, whole genome shotgun sequence, one genomic window encodes:
- the LOC132585742 gene encoding proheparin-binding EGF-like growth factor, with protein MKGPSVGAQALLAAACWVLVDGEGIGLLQNDVYQKEGSKDLAASQLLPVREILKREREREASVTSSGDNFRELPGVAFLSKPQDPVTPKKEGTGKKRKKGKGKKRDPFLRKYKDYCIHGECRYIKGLKAPFCV; from the coding sequence ATGAAGGGGCCGTCGGTGGGCGCGCAGGCGCTGCTGGCTGCAGCTTGCTGGGTGCTGGTGGATGGTGAAGGGATTGGACTACTCCAAAATGATGTTTACCAGAAAGAGGGCAGCAAAGATTTGGCAGCTTCCCAGCTCCTTCCAGTCCGGGAGATTTTGAAGCGTGAAAGAGAGCGAGAGGCAAGCGTCACCTCCTCTGGGGACAACTTCAGAGAACTCCCTGGAGTTGCATTCCTGTCAAAGCCACAAGATCCTGTGACTCCCAAGAAAGAAGGGacagggaagaaaagaaagaaggggaaggggaagaagagagaCCCCTTCTTGCGAAAATACAAGGATTATTGTATCCATGGAGAATGCCGATACATCAAGGGACTAAAAGCGCCCTTCTGTGTGTAA